The Scheffersomyces stipitis CBS 6054 chromosome 5, complete sequence genome contains the following window.
TAGAGACGGCGGTTTCGGTGGAAGAGAAGGAGGTTTCGGTGGAAGAGAGGGAGGTTTTGACGAAAGAAGAGAGAGAAAGGAGTTCCCCATTCCTGACCAACCACCTTACCGTGCCAGAGTAGGCAATTTACCTTGGGAATTGACTGAAGATGATGTGGTCAGACATTTTGAAGACAGAATGCAAGCCGAAGATATCATCTCCGAAGTGAAGTTACCTCAAGATAGAGACACTGGTAGATTGAAGGGATTTGCCTTTGTCACTTTCAATGAGAGAGACGCTTTGGAAGATgctttgcaattgaattTGTCCGATTTTAACGGCAGAAAGATCTTTGTCAATGTCGCTGCTCCACAGAGAGACTTCGATGGTGAGTGGAAGAGAGGTTCCGGAGTCGGAGGTGGAAGAACCGGAGAAGACGAACCGGAATTGGACTGGGGTTCGGCCAGAAACACCAGAGCATCTTTACCTCCTAGAGAAAGATCAGACAGAGGAGACAGACCCGACAGAGGAGACAGACCAGAAAGAACTcccagaaaagaagaaccagatcTCGACTGGGGTTCGGCCAGACACTCTCAGGCTACCTTACCTCCAAGAGAAAGATCTAACCGTGACAGACCAGACAGAGCTGATAGACCAGAAAGAGTCGAAAGACccaaaaaggaagaaccagaatTGGACTGGGGCTCCGCCAGAACTACCCACGCCACTTTACCACCCAGAGAAAGATCCAATAGAGACCGTGGTGACAGACCTGAAAGAGGCGACAGACCTGAGAGAGGTGAAAGACCACAAAGAAAGCAAGAGCCCGAGTTCGACTGGGGTTCGGCCAGAAGTGGAGCTGGAGGTTTGCCTCCAAGGGAAAAGTCGTTCAGATCCGACCGTCCTAAGAAGCAAGAGCCATCCTTGGACTGGAAGAGAGGTCAAGCCTTGCCTGCTAAGACCAAAGCCAGCTCCACCGGTGGAAGCaagcaacagaagaaagacgataagaaggaagaaccaAAGCCTCAAAAGTCGTCCTTCAGCGTGTTGGCTGTTGAGGGAGATTcggacgaagaagaaaaggacGAAGAACCAGTTTCCCAGCCAACGGAGGAAGCTTCCACTGAAACTGGTTTGGAATCTGCCACAGCCAACTTGTCCgttcaagaaacaaagGACAGCGAGGGCTGGGAAGTTGTTGGCAAGTAATTGCATAACATCTACTTGCATTTATCTTTCCCATTGCACTAATCATCTACTCATCATTTAGATTTCTCTAATAGAGGGAGACCTTCTTCGTAATCACCTAGACTTTGTTTGGGACGTTGCAGACTTGTATAGATATTCATCTTTCTTCGGCTATGTGTTTAATTGTATGTTGTTACGAAAGGAATGTAGAGATCTTGCCGTAGTATTTCTACGTATTATTTTCCGGTAGTCTTGCTGTATTTGTCTTTTATTTACTTTtcattttgcacccatttaAGTGCGTCAACTGCGACTGAGCGATAAATCTACTGAGGTTATAAATGTATAGATACACCAAAATACCAAAAtgaaatgaatttgataTTGTAGAGGTAATAATATTGCTTGCATTGGGTAAATATATTAGTTATTCCTGACTTCAAAATTTTGTACAGTTGATATTGCTGTATATCTCTTGCACCCAAACTACTGGCAAGTTTATGTGTGGTAGCGCGACTTGAAATTTAGAATTTAATAATCTAACCAaagaattttcaatatcaactCTCTTCAGTCAGCAGCAATGGTGAACGACAACTATAATACAGCCGAGGGCATCGACAGCTATTACTTGGTGAATCTGAAACGTATGTAAAGAGCATTtacttttgaagaatatgaaacTATGATAATTCAATTCTATAATGTCTTCTGAACAACTTGTACTGAAGATTAAGtattcaaagaattgtGTTCTTGACCTATCACTGTCTTATTTTGTATATGTAATGAATAAGACCGAAAATAGATCCAGTTAATATTGTGTATTTCTTATTCTTAATGCCATTCCATTTATGATGTTTGTCTTATTATAGCTTATACTAACATATATAGACAAATACAGCATTACCAGTCCGTCCCCACTCGACAACTTATTGGTTCTTTATGGACTTGAGCctattgcaaaatcattAGCTAGAACAAATGCCGATGGTTCGAAAGGAGtgaagttgagaaagtcATATAAAAATCACATTCAAGATTTGCCTGGAAAGCATCAAATAGTAGGAGGTCAGAAACCTATACCAGCAGGTTTGTTGGATCCTATGGTAGCCCAGGCTCCCGACATCATCAAAGAGTTGGATCCGGAGTTATTGAGCCGCGGGTTGAGGTTTGAGAAGACTCCCATCAACGGTATTCCTGGTTTCAATACAGCAGATCTTGCTATAAACGACCAGCATACCTTGATGAGAGGTGATGATATGTCAGAAAACGACGAGTTTGGAGctagaagaagcaagagaaagaagaaggcacAAAACGGCACAGATTCAAAGAGACAGCACATATGAGACGAGGCTGAAGAATGTACCCATTACTATAATTGTAATAGCAGATTTTGTACAATTATAGTAGTATCTCTACTATTCTAAGGTATGAAGTGAATTCTACAAGATCTAGCTTGATACTATGTTAAGAAGGCTTTTCATAATGATTAACGATACTTTCCTATTTCTGCCAGCATCACTGAAATACAGCTACAGCATACCTTTACTTTTCAACATACTCAACTAAATATAGATTCAGTTGACAGACAGTTCAAACGGGATAGATATAGGACGTCGATAACTACATATTACGTTGATTAATAGTGGTTGACTTACTCGCCAAATTATTAATAATTATAATACATAATATACAATGTGTAGTTCATCTGAATGAAATGAGATTCACTTCTATCAGTAGTATCGGTTAACTTGAGTCTCTTCAGATCTCTCATTCCACTTTCTCTGGTCAAAAATATCATGCGGCTAACATTTGATGGCGACGTTGATACCTTGTTTTTACGAATCGTGATATTTTTTGTTTGAGTGAAGTTTCAATCAGTAATTGAATGGTGTAAACTCCTTATTGGATTCAATAtctttttcagtttcttctttttgacGCTTAGCttattcttcaacactCTGCCACTATGATGAAGTAACGTTCTTATGACTAACTTCTCTAACATCTTAGAAActtccaagaaagaaaccactcttctttctatGACAAACTCGGGTATGTCGATAAGcaagtcttcaacattCAATAAGCGTAAGATCCCACTATCGAGCTTTATAGATATCATTAGTGAAAGCGGGTTAACGCTAAGCGAAACAATGGAAATATACTTCTTCGATCGATCTATCATTTCCACAATTTGATCCTGCTGTTCACTATCATTGTCTGAATTAAATGACTCGGTTAATCGGGTGCTAACACGGTCCCTGTTTCTTAGATTGCTTAGATTAGCACTTCCGGAACTTTCATCCAATGCAGTATCAAGGAATGTCACACTACGTTGTTGTCCCTGTACTATATCAGGGCTATTCTCTCTTCCCTTGTCATCCAATAGACTACTAGCTGCCTTCATCTTAAGAAGTGGGCTGTCGCGTACAGTATGCTCCTCGTCtgttctgaagatgaaactGGTCAACTTCTCTCCTGTATGCTCATCTAGTCTTATACTCAATGGTTTGGATGTGATATCCAATTTTTCGATAATCTTAATCCCACCAACAGATCTATTCATTGTCCAGTCAACTGTCATTAAACTACCTCGAGCCGACTTTGACTCCTGTTTGCTTGACCGATCTTCATATCTATCattcttttgcaattttctATGGTCTTCCTCGACGTAAGGTTCTAAGAAACTTGGATACACTGCCTCAGGCAAGAGGTTGTATCCCTTGAGCAttccaatttcaattctgttcACATCAGAACCATTTTCATAAACAGTTCTTCTGTACTTTCCGTGAGTCAATTCAAGATCCAAAATCGGTGTTCGGTCATTTTCAAGCATATGTAATACAATCTGGTCAGCTCTGATATCCCAGAACGCCTTGGAATCATTTGAACCCTCTTGAGTATTATCACCAGTAAGAAGTGTCTTCAACATTAGATATATTTCCGCCAACACTTCCTCCCTTTCCAAGTTAAGAATAAGGTCATTATTTAAGTCTTCATTAGACATCCTTCCTTGTCTGAAACTATAGTTTCTATTCAAGAAATACATCATCATGTAGTTGTTGTGCAAAGTCACCAAGCGATCATGCAATGAGCTCAAGTCCTGGAAATCGACTGAGAATTTCAATGCCTCCAAACGATTGCTTAAATTCTTGCTCATAGGCTCACTGTAGAAGAATAAGCTGAACACAATCATATACAAGGTAAAGTATTGTTCAGAGGTGGATGTTATCACTAGTTTTGGGATTTCAACAGAAAATTTATCCACCGCACCTGTACTTCCAGATGCTATATGTCTCGTAATATCGTCACTGGCTGAATTGGGGTCATCATTCAACAGCTCCAAATCATTGATTCTGGTCAATGTAGTTCCCAACGGCTTTGACTGTTCGTGTAAGACCATCATCAGCATATTCTCTACCAAAAGATTATCTTCTTTAGCCCATTTTCCACTTTTGCAGACTTCAATGGCAAGCCATGGGGgccaatttgaagttgatccaTAAGTATTGTGATCTAGAATTATCTTGTCAGCCACAAGAATGTCTTTATCTAGAACGAAAATTTCGGCATCATTAAGCATTACCCCAATACGGTTGGTAAGCTCCTttggatgaagaacaagactTGAGCTGGCCTTATCTACCACAGATACTAGCTTGGCTTTTATACTAGGAGCAGCAATTACCACTAATGAATCTGGATAATCATCACTTTGCAACTGAATCTGTGGTGATATAATCTCAATGAAATAGTCTTCTGTAACACTTTCGTTGACAGAATGCTTACGAAGCAATTCATCAAATTTATGGAGCCCCCTTGGATTTTCCTCGTGTGTGTGATCTTCTGTCTTGATTTTCTCAATTAGATTTGAAATAAATGAGCGGTTATCAGATGATAAGCGATCGCTAGTATCTATCAATTCTTGCAAAGTACTAATAGCATCGTAAGACATgaactttttcaaactcTGTAGGAGCTTCACGAAATGAATGTATCTGAGGAAACAATTTCTACTATCTAGGTTCCACTTCAAATTCATCCCCACTAGTATGAATTTATTGTGAAAGTTTTCGTTCGATTCGGTAGACAAAGAGCAAACCAGAGCCTTCCTTTTCTCAACTTTCCAGCTTCTCTTGGTATGCGATATTTCGTTGTGCAAGAATTCGATTCTGTCAGTCAAGTACTTTGTTGattctttttttctctCGTTGTGCTCCACTTGTTTCTCTAACTGCCTGATTCTATCCTCAAGCACCTCAATCTGGGGCTGATAGATATTCTGAGAGTTGAGGAAGCATTCATGATTGTGTTCATTTCCAAACACCTGATACTTCCCAATATCTATATTGTCGGTCTGTGTGTCGCGATTGTATGTAAACTTCTTTGAATATAGCAAAGGGTATACATCGAATTTGCGAGCACAATTACTTAGAGATGCGTAGAAACACTCTTTATAGTCTTCTAAATCAAACCATCGCTTGTCACCATCGAATATATTATAGCTGGACTCCTTGTCATTATATGCTTTCTCGGTGTTGTAAAGATCGTTCACAAAACCACATTGAATCACTCTCAAGTCAATTTTGGAAAGGTGTACTTCTCCAACATTGAAATTCATCTTCGATATCTTGTCGTTTCTAGCCAAACTTTCATGTACTACAATTCGGGGTTCTTTTCTCAGATGTAAGTCCACTAAAAAGTGGTCAATTTTAGCTCGTAGTCCAACGCATTGAACCAAATCTGAAGTATCTGGGCCCATAGTTTCTTCTCGATACATATGTGTTAAAAACAAcagcttcaagttgaacaaatacTTATTTGTGAAAAGATGTTGCGAAAACTTcattggtttcttcttaACACCAAAcatttttccttttctaaCTGGAAGCATCAAATTACTGGCGAAAAGCGACCACCAATGGAAGAAGTGTCTAAAAGTTCCTGGTGTTAAGTGAATAGTATTGTAACTAGAATCGTTGTTTGCAACTAGTGAAATAGCCATATGGATATAATCACTTCTAAACCCCTTATAGGAGTCATGTCCCTCTGTAGTATATTTTGGATTGAAGAGTCTCAAATCGTAATGATGTCGCAGCTCTTGAGTTCTTTTACCAAGtttgtcttttctttctaGTAGAAATCCGACGGTGAAATGAACCCCACCACTTAAACTGACTACGTTCTTATCGAAAACATAATGTCTGTATTCctttgaagatggagatgaGGAAAGTTCGTCCAAATTGTAACCATGACATGAAGTAATAAATTTGTTTGAATCAGGCAAGTATATAGCCTTAGAACTATCCCTTGTCCAAGCAAGTAATGGAGCAGACAAATAATTGGGGATATAGAATGATAACTTCTCTGATGTAATATCAAAAAACTTGTTCAGATCATTATTTTCATTAATCTTCCAAACGACATTCTTACGAAAAGACAAAACAAATCCGTTTCCCATATCAAACAAGTTATAAGGATCTCTGGAGCCTTTGAATGcgatttccaagtttttCTTTGCCAAAAAATGGCATTTCCCATGAAGAACGAGTCTTAGTTTATCCCAGAATCCTAACTTGACAGAAGGATCCACAGGTGGTTTAGAGAACTGGTCAAAGTTCAACATGAATTGctgaattgcaaattgaTACGACTGACCCCACATGAATCTTGTAGGATAttcagaattgaaattgcaCTCCAAATCAGTGTAGACTTTGACAGAAGATAACGATTTCTGAATTTCTACGAAGTGGTACTTCTGGTTTGCTTGAGTGATTGAATGAGGTGTCAATGGAACAATTGAGCTTCTAACATTCTCAATGGAAGTAATTAAATCCTCGGCGATCACCAAATAGCCGGTCATGGTCAAACTTGGAACTGTTTTATCTCTGCTTTGAGGAACATGCACAAGAGGGATTGGGTAGTCACGTAGATGCATtctcaattccttcaacttcaaatttaAATGCAGTTGAAGATTCAAAGAGTAGCGTGTATCTTTGGGAACTCCCTGTCCCATT
Protein-coding sequences here:
- a CDS encoding predicted protein, giving the protein MAPPKKTVKMDLGSFLADDSLGGGSWADEEVDMSSIAVASANAAPARESFGSSSGFGRDSGFGREGGFGEGGFDERRERKEFPIPDQPPYRARVGNLPWELTEDDVVRHFEDRMQAEDIISEVKLPQDRDTGRLKGFAFVTFNERDALEDALQLNLSDFNGRKIFVNVAAPQRDFDGEWKRGSGVGGGRTGEDEPELDWGSARNTRASLPPRERSDRGDRPDRGDRPERTPRKEEPDLDWGSARHSQATLPPRERSNLERPKKEEPELDWGSARTTHATLPPRERSNRDRGDRPERGDRPERGERPQRKQEPEFDWGSARSGAGGLPPREKSFRSDRPKKQEPSLDWKRGQALPAKTKASSTGGSKQQKKDDKKEEPKPQKSSFSVLAVEGDSDEEEKDEEPVSQPTEEASTETGLESATANLSVQETKDSEGWEVVGK
- the ROX3 gene encoding RNA polymerase II holoenzyme/mediator subunit, which encodes MVNDNYNTAEGIDSYYLVNSKHKYSITSPSPLDNLLVLYGLEPIAKSLARTNADGSKGVKLRKSYKNHIQDLPGKHQIVGGQKPIPAGLLDPMVAQAPDIIKELDPELLSRGLRFEKTPINGIPGFNTADLAINDQHTLMRGDDMSENDEFGARRSKRKKKAQNGTDSKRQHI
- the FMP27 gene encoding mitochondrial protein (Putative mitochondrial protein of unknown function); translated protein: MAISLSDYSVVYGLTGFIVAWLVWWHLVYLITGFHLSSVTLNNGISFNGITLELRQLKIEIRSVRFWLWGNSRMIIVDGLNLTKIQTEDKKQKEKKTDDSIINNNKDRDDSNIINNNINKRTNKRVDKLMVFPKNYFGRIVVRFLVRHIPKVDIEFRHTFVHTSDKHTSGLDYLRLTLQSRYSKRYTEKIKLQFDVLFNNFSQTLSNTNEDQFKKSPISISTFRFHQTFSIDLTSGQLDNIKLKMFVNEPRINVFAITKACLSIFCDSVEDEVSETSSKNNTASNTRERQKRLLKKLSNIHTKIHSALNEVSIHAENLIFNDIPFASMAHNQNFEEYFNRETPLSCLDLQVKSVSFNFTVIEMHSAGFDVLFDQNKDFPFHSTLSFQLLKLNFSTLSKMDTGVLGKSSDEILNIPNFSFTHKGNIFDHLVRGRGFKDCVLEFYSSASNPVLDLTTVQVSEIFYNLVLLRKLLQLQKLRNLQKNEDSTAPNYQFTEEGCETKTIPEWRIHPKVNHRNQKKNPRRLFQLLNDYYPRLDTNFVIEQPRFIIRHHNPGTNKIQLLNFSYSMLDFRLLTTASRNYDSKCHVLHPSVTYHGKYISQVATDNQDSIKTEIVSMKSIMLHLEILKNLRVKSHLDVNDFVTDASNIDVLLGVHTVLKDITRIVEQDLNIGVLNLSLNSQIDTIRYNVIRKSAMSLSRKTSSLEDRIFKYLPSWIIEAQFNLSSLTIILGSRSVVIPKDLLHSTEGSGLEDDYSTDSHKLRNLRMKCDNISISLGNLFKNESDLGDSDSFYQSTSSTASSETLTSFVDKSTYWSLGASFSNLTTSTLTELEGKPHKYNSLTTMPSTKIKVSAIRDISGEKNLKLDVNIDNIKVNYDKYKLFTVLGAIYVLREFVIMPIRMVKTKLKKDLVQFSSVGLTPMTRRTRSIKDLLQFQFHLSSLDVILKLNEDHNFRVQAFTTSLLVQSGMVVVDNHFIRASTDSPFSKGNWCRIVCVDSLKLRVDDPLADHKVSVDTDNIRFTQPYGFVAHRLFDNISANFKIAKYLVKCLKEESNKRAEVIYPKEMKVKELPKTNIKSNRVSFNMEDDPFESELNMIYQLGLLEQRKRLEQYSLFATKARDRAGLPYAKKLYNLRQNISRSWIRKVNIFKGKLENEISLNRKYLYGNEANLDRSFHENFQPYPLEAPLLSVKMEQFDLTISKFDRDCSSFLYEMGQGVPKDTRYSLNLQSHLNLKLKELRMHLRDYPIPLVHVPQSRDKTVPSLTMTGYLVIAEDLITSIENVRSSIVPLTPHSITQANQKYHFVEIQKSLSSVKVYTDLECNFNSEYPTRFMWGQSYQFAIQQFMLNFDQFSKPPVDPSVKLGFWDKLRLVLHGKCHFLAKKNLEIAFKGSRDPYNLFDMGNGFVLSFRKNVVWKINENNDSNKFFDITSEKLSFYIPNYLSAPLLAWTRDSSKAIYLPDSNKFITSCHGYNLDELSSSPSSKEYRHYVFDKNVVSLSGGVHFTVGFLLERKDKLGKRTQESRHHYDLRLFNPKYTTEGHDSYKGFRSDYIHMAISLVANNDSSYNTIHLTPGTFRHFFHWWSLFASNLMLPVRKGKMFGVKKKPMKFSQHLFTNKYLFNLKSLFLTHMYREETMGPDTSDLVQCVGLRAKIDHFLVDLHSRKEPRIVVHESLARNDKISKMNFNVGEVHLSKIDLRVIQCGFVNDLYNTEKAYNDKESSYNIFDGDKRWFDLEDYKECFYASLSNCARKFDVYPLLYSKKFTYNRDTQTDNIDIGKYQVFGNEHNHECFLNSQNIYQPQIEVLEDRIRQLEKQVEHNERKKESTKYLTDRIEFLHNEISHTKRSWKVEKRKASVCSLSTESNENFHNKFILVGMNLKWNLDSRNCFLRYIHFVKLLQSLKKFMSYDAISTLQELIDTSDRLSSDNRSFISNLIEKIKTEDHTHEENPRGLHKFDELLRKHSVNESVTEDYFIEIISPQIQLQSDDYPDSLVVIAAPSIKAKLVSVVDKASSSLVLHPKELTNRIGVMLNDAEIFVLDKDILVADKIILDHNTYGSTSNWPPWLAIEVCKSGKWAKEDNLLVENMSMMVLHEQSKPLGTTLTRINDLELDDITRHIASGSTGAVDKFSVEIPKLVITSTSEQYFTLYMIVFSLFFYSEPMSKNLSNRLEALKFSVDFQDLSSLHDRLVTLHNNYMMMYFLNRNYSFRQGRMSNEDLNNDLILNLEREEVLAEIYLMLKTLLTGDNTQEGSNDSKAFWDIRADQIVLHMLENDRTPILDLELTHGKYRRTVYENGSDVNRIEIGMLKGYNLLPEAVYPSFLEPYSKSARGSLMTVDWTMNRSVGGIKIIEKLDITSKPLSIRLDEHTGEKLTSFIFRTDEEHTVRDSPLLKMKAASSLLDDKGRENSPDIVQGQQRSVTFLDTALDESSGSANLSNLRNRDRVSTRLTESFNSDNDSEQQDQIVEMIDRSKKYISIVSLSVNPLSLMISIKLDSGILRLLNVEDLLIDIPEFVIERRVVSFLEVSKMLEKLVIRTLLHHSGRVLKNKLSVKKKKSKKILNPIRSLHHSITD